A region of Diceros bicornis minor isolate mBicDic1 chromosome 31, mDicBic1.mat.cur, whole genome shotgun sequence DNA encodes the following proteins:
- the LOC131395374 gene encoding olfactory receptor 5D14-like — protein sequence MVVRNLSVETTFVLLGFTDYPELQIPLFMLFLIMYVITVVGNLGMMIIIKINPKFHTPMYFFLSHLSFVDFCYSSIITPKLLENLVVADKSIFYSSCMLQYFLSCTAVVTESFLLAVMAYDRFVAICNPLLYTVAMSQRLCALLVAGSYLWGMFGPLVLLCYALQLDFSGHNIINHFFCEYTALIAVSSSDIHIPHLLHFGFATFNEVSTLLIILASYILIFVTVLNIRSASGHRKAFSTCASHLTAITIFHGTILSLYCVPNSKNSWQTVKVASVFYTVVNLMLNPLIYSLRNKDVKDVFQKLMDTKGPFP from the coding sequence ATGGTTGTAAGAAATCTGAGTGTGGAGACGACCTTTGTCCTCTTGGGTTTCACAGATTACCCAGAGCTTCAGATTCCTCTCTTCATGCTGTTTCTGATCATGTACGTTATCACTGTGGTAGGAAATCTTGGGATGATGATAATCATCAAGATTAACCCAAAGTTTCACACTCCCATGTACTTTTTCCTTAGTCACctttcttttgttgatttttgttacTCTTCCATCATTACTCCCAAGCTGCTTGAGAACTTGGTCGTGGCTGATAAAAGCATCTTCTACTCTAGCTGCATGTTGCAGTATTTCCTGTCCTGCACTGCTGTGGTGACCGAGTCCTTCTTGCTGGcggtgatggcctatgaccgctttGTGGCCATCTGTAATCCTCTGCTTTACACGGTGGCCATGTCACAGAGGCTCTGTGCCCTGCTGGTGGCTGGGTCGTATCTCTGGGGTATGTTTGGCCCCTTGGTACTCCTTTGCTATGCTCTCCAGCTAGACTTTTCTGGGCATAACATAATCAACCACTTTTTCTGTGAATACACTGCTCTTATTGCTGTCTCGAGCTCTGACATACACATCCCCCACCTGCTGCACTTTGGTTTTGCCACCTTCAATGAGGtgagtacactactcatcatcctTGCTTCATACATATTGATTTTTGTGACTGTCCTAAACATCCGTTCTGCCAGCGGGCATCgcaaagccttctccacctgtgccTCCCACCTGACCGCCATCACCATCTTCCACGGGACCATCCTTTCCCTCTACTGTGTGCCCAACTCCAAAAACTCTTGGCAAACCGTCAAAGTGGCCTCTGTATTTTACACAGTGGTCAACCTCATGTTGAATCCTCTGATCTACAGCCTGAGGAATAAAGATGTGAAGGATGTCTTCCAGAAATTAATGGACACAAAAGGCCCATTTCCCTGA